A window of the Egibacter rhizosphaerae genome harbors these coding sequences:
- a CDS encoding sensor histidine kinase: MGGHAERHLPPRQWRAYGDGVDAATTERFGALAGLIASAAVGVPVLLEFLAGTVRSPGWIVWLWWGCYLGYLAAFALLGQVPADRRPAWLADRPLLAVQVTLGALAYAFAPADGWALVLLVVTAAAAAYVLPKRGTIAVVVVQMLLIAGVTFRTEDDPLNAAVSVVVFTSFQAFAVLVIWSQQRETAARARLADAHAELRAATTLLEASSRTGERLRIARDLHDVVGHHLTALILELESATQAEPTSDSSHVGRARDIARSLLGAVRGAVTDLRDQPPALQDALADVTRLPHLRIELSVEDGLDIDDATSLALVRCVQEVVTNTVRHAEATTLSIEIGHDGNGAVLLDARDDGKGTARLRPGSGLNGVTERIDALGGSVEFVTAPGRGMRIAARIPLR, translated from the coding sequence GTGGGAGGCCATGCCGAGCGGCACCTACCCCCACGGCAATGGCGCGCGTACGGTGACGGTGTGGACGCGGCGACCACGGAACGGTTCGGTGCACTGGCCGGGTTGATCGCCAGTGCCGCCGTAGGGGTGCCCGTGCTGCTTGAGTTCCTCGCAGGGACGGTGCGGTCCCCGGGGTGGATCGTCTGGCTGTGGTGGGGCTGCTACCTCGGTTACCTGGCGGCGTTCGCACTGCTCGGCCAGGTGCCGGCCGACCGCAGGCCCGCATGGCTGGCGGACCGACCGCTGCTCGCGGTCCAGGTGACCTTGGGAGCGCTCGCCTATGCGTTCGCTCCGGCCGACGGCTGGGCGCTGGTGCTGCTGGTGGTGACCGCGGCGGCCGCTGCCTACGTGCTGCCAAAGCGCGGCACGATCGCCGTCGTGGTCGTGCAGATGCTGTTGATCGCGGGGGTCACCTTCCGCACCGAGGACGACCCGCTGAACGCGGCCGTCTCGGTGGTGGTGTTCACCAGCTTCCAGGCGTTCGCGGTACTGGTGATCTGGAGCCAGCAGCGCGAGACGGCCGCCCGCGCTCGTCTCGCGGACGCCCACGCCGAACTGCGCGCGGCGACGACGCTGTTGGAGGCATCGAGCCGCACCGGAGAGCGACTCCGCATCGCTCGTGACCTGCATGACGTGGTCGGCCATCACCTGACCGCGCTGATCCTGGAGTTGGAGTCCGCGACCCAGGCCGAGCCAACCAGCGACAGCTCCCACGTGGGGCGTGCGCGTGACATCGCCCGCAGCCTGCTCGGTGCGGTCCGAGGTGCCGTCACTGACCTTCGTGATCAGCCGCCCGCGCTCCAGGACGCCCTGGCGGACGTGACCCGACTGCCGCACCTCCGCATCGAGTTGTCGGTCGAGGACGGCCTCGACATCGACGACGCGACCTCGCTGGCTCTCGTGCGGTGCGTGCAGGAGGTCGTCACCAACACGGTGCGGCACGCCGAGGCCACCACGCTGTCGATCGAGATCGGCCACGACGGCAACGGCGCCGTCCTCCTCGATGCCCGCGACGACGGGAAAGGCACGGCCCGGCTGCGCCCTGGTAGCGGCCTCAACGGCGTCACCGAGCGCATCGACGCCCTTGGCGGCAGCGTCGAGTTCGTGACCGCGCCCGGTCGCGGCATGCGCATAGCCGCACGGATCCCGTTGCGATGA
- a CDS encoding ABC transporter permease gives MMASARTPEVTERATGSRPGLRPNGGRLGLLATHAVVELRSTARSMQFVIGAVALPALLYAMFGLSNASPSNVLPDGTHVGTMQMVSFCAYGVVSLAIFTFGESVAEERGRGWVRTMRATPLPSWSFFAAKVGVALVGGLLIVASTGGLAVAAGNVRLDAGTWLAITLTMLAGVLAFSTLGFAIAYAVRPRAATAIANLIFLPLAFLSGFFVPLGELPSVLSDIAVWLPTYHFGQLAWQYVAPAADAEAWTSVAPASTVVHLAWVLGSVVVFGAIAALASRRAGITSRA, from the coding sequence ATGATGGCGAGTGCGAGGACTCCCGAGGTGACCGAACGGGCGACGGGGTCGCGGCCAGGGCTACGGCCCAACGGTGGGCGGCTGGGGCTGCTCGCAACGCACGCGGTGGTGGAACTACGAAGTACCGCCCGGTCGATGCAGTTCGTTATCGGCGCCGTGGCGCTGCCGGCCCTGCTGTACGCGATGTTCGGGTTGTCGAACGCCTCCCCCTCGAACGTGCTGCCCGACGGAACCCACGTCGGCACGATGCAGATGGTGTCGTTCTGCGCCTACGGGGTCGTGTCCTTGGCGATCTTCACGTTTGGTGAGAGCGTGGCCGAGGAGCGTGGCCGTGGGTGGGTGCGCACGATGCGTGCGACGCCGCTACCGAGCTGGAGCTTCTTCGCGGCCAAGGTGGGAGTCGCGCTCGTCGGAGGGCTGCTGATCGTCGCCTCGACCGGTGGGCTGGCGGTGGCGGCGGGCAACGTACGCCTGGACGCCGGCACCTGGCTCGCGATCACGTTGACGATGCTGGCCGGGGTGTTGGCGTTCAGCACGCTGGGGTTCGCGATCGCCTATGCGGTTCGGCCACGGGCCGCGACCGCGATCGCCAACCTGATCTTCCTGCCGCTGGCGTTCCTGTCCGGCTTCTTTGTGCCCCTTGGTGAGTTGCCCTCGGTGCTGTCTGACATCGCGGTGTGGCTACCCACCTACCACTTCGGCCAACTTGCTTGGCAGTACGTCGCCCCGGCGGCCGACGCCGAGGCGTGGACCAGTGTCGCACCGGCCAGCACCGTGGTTCACCTCGCCTGGGTGCTGGGGTCCGTCGTGGTGTTCGGTGCGATCGCCGCGCTGGCGAGCCGCCGGGCGGGGATCACCAGCCGCGCGTGA
- a CDS encoding ABC transporter ATP-binding protein: MAVLELEQVGVRYGEVVALDQVEIVIGRGEVVAVLGANGAGKSTLFDVLLGLLRPGDGTVRVFGRAPGGALRSRVGAMLQNAGLPGQVSVAELVRLVGRSYPSSLSVDEVLDRVGLSRKRDRTVEVLSGGERQRLLLAMALVGEPELLVLDEPTAAMDVDARRGFWERTRASVGEGVTLVFATHDLAEADAVADRVLVLQRGRLIADASPAVLKRQVSRVMVTVSTDAPHEVVAAWDGVDRVEEPLDAAVVDGLWKLHVWANAAENVVVPMAQAGFRMRGLSVDEADLEEAFAELTATTAGPGSPAATQGAA, translated from the coding sequence ATGGCAGTGTTGGAGTTGGAGCAGGTGGGCGTGCGCTACGGCGAGGTGGTGGCACTCGACCAGGTGGAGATCGTCATCGGCCGTGGCGAGGTGGTGGCGGTGCTCGGCGCGAACGGTGCGGGGAAGTCGACCTTGTTCGACGTGCTCCTCGGACTGCTTCGCCCTGGCGACGGGACGGTTCGAGTGTTCGGACGGGCCCCTGGAGGTGCGCTGCGGTCCCGGGTGGGGGCGATGCTCCAGAACGCCGGGCTGCCAGGCCAGGTCAGCGTCGCCGAACTGGTCCGACTCGTGGGACGAAGCTATCCGTCGTCGCTGTCGGTCGACGAGGTGCTCGACCGCGTGGGCCTCTCACGGAAGCGTGACCGGACGGTCGAGGTGCTTTCGGGCGGGGAGCGGCAGCGTCTACTGCTCGCGATGGCGCTCGTAGGGGAGCCCGAGTTGCTGGTGCTCGACGAGCCGACCGCGGCGATGGACGTCGATGCGCGACGCGGCTTCTGGGAACGGACCCGTGCGAGCGTTGGGGAAGGCGTGACCCTGGTGTTCGCGACCCACGACCTTGCCGAAGCGGATGCGGTGGCTGACCGTGTGCTCGTGCTGCAGCGAGGGCGCCTGATCGCCGACGCCTCGCCGGCCGTGCTCAAGCGGCAGGTCTCGCGGGTGATGGTCACGGTGTCCACCGATGCCCCCCATGAGGTGGTTGCGGCGTGGGACGGTGTCGACCGCGTGGAGGAACCGCTCGACGCTGCGGTGGTGGACGGACTGTGGAAGCTGCACGTCTGGGCGAACGCTGCTGAGAACGTTGTGGTGCCCATGGCGCAGGCGGGCTTTCGGATGCGTGGCTTGTCGGTGGACGAGGCGGATCTGGAGGAGGCGTTCGCGGAGTTGACGGCAACGACCGCCGGGCCCGGTTCCCCGGCTGCGACACAGGGAGCGGCATGA
- a CDS encoding GNAT family N-acetyltransferase yields MTRRGLSGACRRCIDGRVSRGALIVARRTALARRSQRSSHRRPPPPDLALPARPRSGGRHRGARARRLRAVLVRPRHEGRPVEPLRTEDDHQRRGLARHLVTAGLRRLVDLGAERIRISWEAENPASSAVYPGHRLCPDATDAHLRAATLSPNEPTKRSRVMSLTTPAVTFGTRPGGSCCVASLA; encoded by the coding sequence GTGACCAGGAGAGGGCTCTCGGGAGCCTGCCGTCGGTGCATCGACGGGAGGGTGTCGAGGGGCGCGCTCATCGTGGCCAGACGCACCGCACTGGCTCGCCGCTCACAACGGTCCTCACATCGAAGACCGCCTCCGCCAGACCTCGCTCTACCGGCCCGACCTCGATCTGGTGGGCGTCACCGCGGCGCACGAGCGCGCCGGCTACGCGCTGTGCTGGTACGACCCCGTCACGAGGGTCGGCCCGTGGAACCGCTCCGCACCGAGGACGATCATCAGCGCCGCGGCCTCGCCCGTCACCTGGTCACCGCCGGCCTTCGCCGCCTCGTCGACCTCGGCGCCGAGCGCATCCGGATCAGCTGGGAGGCCGAGAACCCGGCCTCGTCTGCCGTCTACCCCGGACATCGGCTTTGTCCCGACGCAACGGATGCGCACCTACGTGCCGCGACGCTAAGCCCGAACGAACCTACGAAGCGTTCGCGGGTCATGTCGTTGACTACGCCTGCCGTGACTTTTGGCACTCGCCCTGGGGGGTCCTGCTGCGTAGCGTCGCTCGCGTAG
- a CDS encoding bifunctional metallophosphatase/5'-nucleotidase has product MLKLSLVAAAVLAITAAGPAASGPPDHAPGPPDHAPGPPDHAPGPPDHAPGPPDDDEEPTSGSFTLLHDTHFHGNYHDDRVGEDGASISQYMGLARERYEALDQVLFVGAGDDLGSSVESAVFEGQHMIDALNASVFDYNTFGNHDFDYGAANLYELTGESEFQWLSANVRDADDPDEVFAADQGAAKYAIEELDGVTVGLTGVGPRGMEDFTSTDGEAIEIDAAEALPPVIDELHDEGADVVVVMNHLLNPHAEEVAGEVDGIDVFVGGHSHAEPREPIVIEAGETDTIFSYVGYEFEHLGELELHVEEGDVADFDFTMHDLDPEQEADEAVQDVQDAYEAELDEELDEPIGATADTWGSMSERAEQLEDEGYDVRDQHNRVFLADVLRDWGDADVGLTNTGGVRDDFTAGEAITRRDVLSMLPFANYSVLIELSGAELEQLMEDNFVHHDTDEDRTRYFQVSGAQKFVDLDAEHGDRVTQLEIAGEPVDPDGTYTVAAFDFLLDRGEAYEMLNEGEMLIDPQAGGLLSELVMDYVEEREEVDARVDGWIVYE; this is encoded by the coding sequence GTGCTGAAGCTCTCCCTAGTCGCCGCGGCGGTACTCGCGATCACCGCGGCGGGTCCCGCGGCCTCCGGCCCGCCCGACCACGCCCCCGGCCCGCCGGACCACGCCCCCGGCCCGCCCGACCACGCCCCCGGCCCGCCCGACCACGCCCCCGGCCCGCCGGACGACGACGAGGAGCCGACCTCCGGCTCGTTCACGCTGCTGCACGACACCCACTTCCACGGCAATTACCACGATGACCGTGTGGGGGAGGACGGCGCCTCTATCTCCCAGTACATGGGGCTCGCGCGGGAGCGCTACGAGGCGCTCGACCAGGTGCTGTTCGTGGGCGCGGGCGATGATCTCGGCTCCTCGGTGGAGTCCGCGGTCTTCGAGGGTCAGCACATGATCGACGCGCTGAACGCTTCGGTCTTCGACTACAACACCTTCGGCAACCACGACTTCGACTACGGCGCGGCCAACCTCTACGAGCTCACCGGCGAGAGCGAGTTCCAGTGGCTCAGCGCCAACGTGCGCGACGCCGACGACCCTGACGAGGTCTTCGCCGCCGATCAGGGCGCGGCCAAGTACGCCATCGAGGAGCTCGACGGCGTCACCGTGGGTCTCACGGGGGTCGGGCCCCGTGGCATGGAGGACTTCACCAGCACCGACGGCGAGGCAATCGAGATCGACGCCGCCGAGGCGCTGCCGCCGGTGATCGACGAGCTGCACGACGAGGGCGCCGACGTGGTGGTCGTAATGAACCACCTGCTCAACCCCCACGCCGAGGAGGTGGCCGGGGAGGTCGACGGGATCGACGTCTTCGTCGGGGGGCACTCGCACGCTGAGCCGCGCGAGCCCATCGTCATCGAGGCCGGTGAGACCGACACCATCTTCAGCTACGTCGGCTACGAGTTCGAGCACCTCGGGGAGCTCGAGCTGCACGTCGAGGAGGGTGACGTGGCCGATTTCGACTTCACCATGCACGACCTCGATCCCGAGCAAGAGGCCGATGAGGCGGTCCAGGACGTGCAGGACGCTTACGAGGCGGAGCTCGACGAGGAGCTCGACGAGCCGATCGGCGCCACTGCCGACACCTGGGGCTCGATGAGCGAGCGCGCGGAGCAGCTGGAGGACGAGGGCTACGACGTGCGCGACCAGCACAACCGCGTGTTCCTCGCGGATGTCCTGCGCGACTGGGGTGACGCCGACGTCGGCCTCACGAACACCGGAGGCGTCCGCGACGACTTCACCGCCGGGGAGGCGATCACCCGCCGCGACGTGCTGAGCATGCTGCCGTTCGCCAATTACTCGGTGCTCATCGAGCTCTCCGGCGCCGAGCTCGAGCAGCTGATGGAGGACAACTTCGTCCATCACGACACCGACGAGGACCGCACCCGGTACTTCCAGGTGAGCGGCGCGCAGAAGTTCGTCGATCTCGATGCCGAGCACGGTGACCGGGTGACGCAGCTCGAGATCGCAGGCGAGCCGGTCGACCCCGACGGCACTTACACGGTCGCCGCCTTCGACTTCCTGCTCGACCGCGGCGAGGCCTACGAGATGCTCAACGAAGGCGAGATGCTCATCGATCCGCAGGCCGGCGGCCTGCTCAGCGAGCTCGTCATGGACTACGTCGAGGAGCGCGAGGAGGTCGATGCTCGCGTCGACGGCTGGATCGTCTACGAGTAG
- a CDS encoding stress response protein, whose amino-acid sequence MAEGNGEVVWQAARLIPTAGIGGAREQEQRATSTLLAVMSGVPGFGRELLAGLGAPRGKVEAYTEVPFTDEQGKTVRPDGVIVATRGKRRWSVLVEVKTRNNTASAEQVTSYLDVARREGFDGVLVIDNHILGGPDDVPVEVPKKKLRSVSLWQLSWWRILTEAIIQHDHRGIEDTEQQWILRELIAYLLHENSGAGEFDDMGPSWTKVRDGARRDALNAKQPEVADIARRWEQFVHYVALGMTQDLGRDVVPERSKKPLDERLADTRSELAEHGTLSMSLKVPDAVGLVALTADMRARMVTSSVGIKAPREGKPTTQVNWILRQLRDAPDDLRIETKFVRTSKSTTVLLGDVRDKPKHVLLADDPKREPREFALSLARPMGTKKTTGPGAFITDTRQQAIDFYRDLVQHLSDWQPSAPRMRSTRSSATDEHDADSDSDSDTSGEWHAPPPDQPPDHDTASSSEPAGTDQ is encoded by the coding sequence ATGGCTGAGGGTAACGGCGAGGTGGTCTGGCAGGCGGCGCGGCTGATCCCCACCGCGGGGATCGGTGGTGCCCGGGAGCAGGAGCAGCGGGCGACCTCGACGTTGCTGGCGGTGATGAGCGGGGTGCCCGGCTTCGGACGCGAGTTGCTTGCCGGGCTGGGAGCGCCGCGGGGAAAGGTCGAGGCCTACACCGAGGTGCCGTTCACCGACGAGCAGGGCAAGACGGTGCGCCCTGACGGGGTGATCGTGGCTACGCGCGGCAAGCGGCGTTGGTCGGTGCTGGTGGAGGTCAAGACGCGCAACAACACTGCCAGCGCGGAGCAGGTGACCTCGTATCTCGACGTGGCGCGCCGGGAGGGCTTCGACGGGGTGTTGGTGATCGACAACCACATCCTCGGCGGCCCCGACGACGTGCCCGTGGAGGTGCCCAAGAAGAAGCTGCGTAGCGTGTCACTGTGGCAGCTGTCGTGGTGGCGCATCCTCACCGAGGCGATCATCCAGCACGACCACCGGGGCATCGAGGACACCGAGCAGCAGTGGATCCTGCGGGAACTCATCGCCTACCTGCTGCACGAGAACTCCGGGGCGGGCGAGTTCGATGACATGGGCCCGTCGTGGACCAAGGTCCGCGACGGCGCCCGCCGCGACGCGCTGAACGCCAAACAGCCCGAGGTCGCCGACATCGCTCGCCGCTGGGAGCAGTTCGTTCACTACGTCGCGCTCGGGATGACCCAAGACCTCGGCCGCGACGTCGTGCCCGAACGCTCGAAGAAGCCCCTCGACGAGCGCCTTGCCGACACGCGCAGCGAACTGGCGGAGCACGGCACCCTGTCGATGAGCTTGAAGGTCCCCGACGCGGTCGGGCTGGTCGCGCTCACCGCTGACATGCGAGCACGGATGGTGACCAGCAGCGTGGGCATCAAGGCGCCCCGTGAGGGCAAGCCCACCACCCAGGTGAACTGGATCCTTCGCCAGCTACGCGACGCGCCGGACGACCTGCGCATCGAGACCAAGTTCGTGCGCACCAGCAAGTCCACGACCGTGCTGCTCGGCGACGTGCGTGACAAGCCCAAGCACGTGCTGCTGGCCGACGACCCCAAACGCGAACCCCGCGAGTTCGCGCTCTCGCTGGCGCGCCCCATGGGCACCAAGAAGACCACCGGCCCCGGCGCGTTCATCACCGACACGCGCCAGCAGGCCATCGACTTCTACCGCGACCTCGTCCAGCACCTCAGCGACTGGCAACCCAGCGCCCCCCGCATGCGCAGCACCCGTAGCAGCGCCACCGACGAGCACGACGCCGACAGCGACAGCGACAGCGACACCAGCGGCGAGTGGCACGCACCTCCACCTGATCAGCCACCCGACCACGACACTGCGTCATCGTCCGAACCCGCCGGAACCGACCAGTAG
- a CDS encoding VOC family protein produces the protein MEQRVNLITLGVADLSRARAFYEGLGWEGQEVEETVFFQAGGLAVVLWGREKLATDCGVLDEPVDRFGNVVLAHNVRSEGEVEDIVQAARDAGATVTRPPGKTFYGGYAACFADLDGHVWEVAHNPGFTLSEDGALTVPDFTRP, from the coding sequence ATGGAACAGCGCGTCAATTTGATCACGCTCGGCGTCGCCGACCTCAGCCGTGCTCGCGCGTTCTATGAGGGCCTCGGGTGGGAGGGCCAAGAGGTCGAAGAAACCGTGTTCTTCCAAGCCGGGGGCCTGGCCGTGGTGCTTTGGGGACGCGAGAAGCTCGCCACTGACTGTGGAGTCCTTGACGAGCCTGTCGACCGGTTCGGCAACGTGGTCCTCGCTCACAACGTCCGGTCAGAGGGCGAGGTGGAGGACATCGTGCAGGCTGCCAGGGACGCCGGAGCCACGGTGACCCGCCCGCCCGGAAAGACGTTCTACGGGGGCTACGCCGCCTGCTTCGCTGACCTGGACGGTCACGTGTGGGAGGTCGCACACAATCCTGGTTTCACGCTCTCCGAAGACGGGGCGCTCACCGTTCCCGACTTCACCAGGCCGTAG
- a CDS encoding DUF5615 family PIN-like protein, which yields MPDTDILARAARNGRVIVAADTDFADPLAASEATEPAVVFVSRADGSRRPPASLRAPKHRRARD from the coding sequence ATCCCTGATACGGACATCCTTGCGCGTGCTGCCCGGAATGGGCGTGTGATCGTGGCTGCGGACACGGACTTCGCTGATCCGCTGGCTGCGAGCGAGGCCACGGAGCCGGCGGTCGTGTTCGTGTCCCGGGCGGACGGTTCCCGACGGCCTCCCGCATCCCTTCGGGCTCCGAAGCATCGTCGAGCCCGAGACTAG
- a CDS encoding NAD(P)-dependent oxidoreductase: MSDVSVIGTGVMGSALVEALAASGAEVAVWNRTTDKAETLSGPRVRIAQSVAEALTVSPLAVVSVSDHELARTLVEGAGPDLQGKAVASTSFATPEQSRAFAAIVSAAGGGYLDLSILAYPSEVRSGAGVFFISGDRTAYEAHRERLEQIGRASYVDEAPGAAYISEMAVLLAYLPMAVGLLQGLRICEQHDLPMEWFKKTVVELYPFHIRSLLDRVPPEADSSVSSVEASVEVWGEGAAEYAAYLRELGLDAGMYDALHRLFAAASEAGDGDADWTCIAGHTATR; the protein is encoded by the coding sequence ATGAGTGACGTGTCAGTCATCGGGACAGGAGTGATGGGCAGCGCGCTGGTCGAGGCCCTTGCCGCCTCGGGAGCCGAAGTGGCGGTGTGGAACCGGACCACCGACAAAGCCGAAACCCTGTCGGGACCGCGGGTCCGTATCGCGCAGTCGGTTGCCGAAGCCCTCACGGTGAGCCCGCTCGCGGTCGTGTCGGTGTCAGACCACGAACTCGCGCGCACTCTGGTGGAAGGGGCGGGACCGGATCTGCAAGGAAAGGCGGTGGCCTCTACCTCCTTCGCGACCCCGGAGCAGAGCCGAGCCTTCGCTGCCATCGTGAGCGCAGCGGGCGGGGGCTACCTGGACCTTTCCATTCTCGCGTATCCCAGCGAGGTTCGGTCGGGGGCCGGAGTCTTCTTCATCTCGGGGGACCGCACCGCCTACGAGGCGCACCGCGAACGGCTTGAGCAGATCGGCCGGGCCAGCTATGTCGACGAGGCACCGGGGGCCGCGTACATCAGCGAGATGGCGGTTCTGCTCGCATACCTGCCGATGGCGGTCGGCCTCCTGCAGGGGCTGCGCATCTGCGAGCAGCACGACCTTCCCATGGAGTGGTTCAAGAAGACCGTCGTCGAGCTGTACCCCTTCCACATCCGCTCGCTGCTCGACCGGGTCCCCCCGGAGGCGGACTCGTCGGTGTCCAGCGTGGAGGCATCCGTCGAGGTCTGGGGCGAAGGAGCAGCAGAGTATGCCGCCTACCTGCGGGAACTGGGCCTCGACGCCGGGATGTACGACGCGCTGCACCGGCTCTTTGCCGCTGCCTCCGAAGCCGGTGACGGTGACGCCGACTGGACATGCATCGCAGGGCACACTGCGACCCGCTAG
- a CDS encoding transcriptional regulator encodes MSHNSPPDLLVLHAVRITGFADTATVARRFDLDEDETQELLRDAEAHGWTTYTAFGDTAGWSLTERGRAESERQLASELTSTRGADDVRHVYREFLPLNAVVLRACTDWQLKPAPGDRLVPNDHTDPAWDANILRELTTIDRALRPLIDRLGNRLTRFRGYDKRFTTALTRAQTGEPAWVDRTDIDSCHRVWFELHEDLIATLGIDRRTGPG; translated from the coding sequence GTGAGCCACAACTCCCCGCCCGACCTGCTGGTCCTGCACGCCGTCCGCATCACCGGGTTCGCCGACACCGCGACGGTCGCCCGCCGGTTCGACCTCGACGAAGACGAGACGCAAGAGCTCCTGCGCGACGCCGAAGCACACGGCTGGACGACCTACACCGCCTTTGGCGACACCGCAGGATGGTCCCTTACCGAACGCGGCCGCGCCGAGAGCGAGCGCCAACTCGCATCAGAGCTCACCAGCACCCGCGGCGCAGATGACGTCCGACACGTCTACCGCGAGTTCCTGCCCTTGAACGCCGTGGTGCTGCGAGCCTGTACCGACTGGCAACTCAAACCCGCCCCCGGCGACCGACTCGTTCCCAACGACCACACCGACCCCGCCTGGGACGCCAACATCCTTCGGGAACTCACCACCATCGACCGTGCGCTTCGCCCGCTCATCGACCGACTCGGCAACCGGCTCACACGTTTCCGCGGCTACGACAAGCGGTTCACCACCGCGCTAACGCGTGCCCAAACCGGCGAGCCCGCCTGGGTCGACCGCACCGACATCGACTCCTGCCACCGCGTCTGGTTCGAACTCCACGAAGACCTCATCGCCACACTCGGCATCGACCGCCGTACCGGGCCCGGCTAA
- a CDS encoding DNA-binding protein, with the protein MPRDPHGHTDHAQAEREWRAQTRLTELAADAIAPRPWRPAPVPPSAVDLAQFALWRSTELDPDDLLAALTLLPAARAEVEGLEAGLLFTARSAGLTWTQIAQAMGFKSPQACQQHYTRLTARHDAGS; encoded by the coding sequence ATGCCCCGCGATCCACACGGTCACACAGACCACGCCCAAGCCGAGCGAGAGTGGCGTGCCCAAACACGCCTGACGGAACTGGCTGCCGACGCGATCGCGCCCCGCCCGTGGCGGCCGGCTCCGGTCCCGCCATCGGCGGTCGACCTCGCACAGTTCGCCCTCTGGCGCTCCACCGAGCTCGACCCCGATGACCTCCTGGCTGCGCTCACTCTGCTGCCGGCGGCCCGCGCTGAGGTCGAGGGGCTCGAAGCCGGCCTGCTGTTCACCGCCCGCAGCGCAGGACTGACCTGGACCCAGATCGCGCAGGCGATGGGGTTCAAGTCCCCGCAGGCCTGCCAACAGCACTACACCCGACTGACGGCACGACACGACGCCGGCTCGTGA